The DNA region TGCCGGTTGCTCTACGAGCAGGACCCCCTTGTAAATAGAAGGTTATCTTCAATCGCTCTAGGAAAAGCAAGTTATTACCATACCAGCCCCCCattcttagaaaaaaaagaaaaagaaaactataCCAGTCCCCATTGATCATGACATCAAAGAACGGAATGTACTTGCCTGCGCATAATACGGGCGAATGTGTGAACATAATAATGTATTAGTTCAGAGGCGAAATAGCAGCAAGCGAGCTAAGATTTTGTCGGCCACGGGCTGACTCGACAGGTTTGGACGAGTTTGTGCCACTTGGCTGCTTGCAGCATCAGTTGGGTTGCCGTAGGATGAAGGTGACCAAGCGTGACACTAGTTTAgtgagcagttggaggtgtgcACCGGGTGGTTAGTTGCCAAGTGGGCTCGATTTGGTTGTGTCAGTTAGCGAAGGGCAAGGGCAGTGCCTGCCGTGGCGTGGTGGCAGTTTGGGACGGGTTGCGCACTTGTGCTGTGCCCCTTAAAGCACGGATACGTGTTTGCAGCAGTGTTATCTGGATACAtgtgtttaaatttatttaccGAATTAGATATCTTAAATTTGAGTCGGATTATGACACCTGTGTCGGATTTCGAGTTGTATTTCGCGTATCCAAATTACCTTTGTCGAATCGGACATCCGAGTCCGAATCGGATTCCAACACTCATGTCTGTATCTAGGTAACACTGGCTTGCAAGAGAACTTGAGGGCCTGTTTAGTTTTGGACTACTTATGCCTCGTTAAATGCTAGGCgagctaattatttagaggagGAATCGGCCGACCGCGATTTCATCTAGTGTGGGAGTAGAAATGAACTAGGCGTGGATGTGGATACCAGGGTGAGCTAACGGTTGACGTACATCCAAATGATTACACAGGGTGAGATCAATGCTAATTTTTAACGGGATAAGCGCCAGTTTCAATCAAACAAACCCTAAAATTCACATAGTctctaagaccatctccaaccatattcctttcattttgttcccttttCAATTCCCTTCCATATtcctatttcctttattttctttcatcttcaaTAGCTTCCTTTTGAAACGAATCGTGAAGGAAAAttagagagaatctcgtcctgaagagaatgatcaTAAGAATTTCTTTTGTGATGGGAATCGTAAAGAGaaaccgttagagcgctgaagggaacgaaaatcttTTCGCGATTGAATTTTCGTCCGTGATAGAAATCCCTTGACAGCCCCTGGACCCCAGCCTGACCTACATTGTCTGTGCCTCGCGTGAAGGCTTGGACGCTAGCTCCGGAACTGGAGCGGCATTGCCACGGGAAAGGCAagggttttgtttttttttttaaaaaaaaagagaggcaaGGGTCAAGGATCCTACGGCTGGTCAGTGCAGTTGTAGCAGCTGTTGGTGTGAGATGCGGCCGGTGCTTATGTTTATCTTTTCAAGGCTATGGAAGTTGTTGGCCAGTGGTACGTGcgagcaagatcgcaagaatTTTATGCGTGTCACCAGAGTAACCTGGGAAAATAATATCTTCACTGTTTTATTGGGCAGTTAAGGTACTCAAAACCAAATAAGAACGAACACATGGGCAGTGCAGATACAAGCGTGCAGAGTCTGACCTGATCTGACCCACTGAAGAAAGAAACAAGAGCTTCTTTCCTACATACGACAAGTTAGATGGGTTCAGTACTGGAGCACAGTCAAACCTACCATGCCCTAGTGTGTACTGTACTTATGGTTGACAAAGTTCAAACCAAACTGGGATTATTCCCAGTGCCTAACCCAAACAGAACAACAAGATAGGGCTCACTTGGCAACATGGAAAATCGGAAATCCCATGGGCTATGGAAATCATAAAGCAAACATTTTTGTAGTAACCACAGAGAACAATACTGCGTgactagaaagaaaaaaaatgcctaTTATCCTCAGAAGAACCTCAGCATGACTTCAGATTTATGAACAACAATTTCCAGTGCCATCACTTGCACAGCTCCAGCAACTAAATGCTAGATAAGGGCTGCTGATGGTTAACTGCTGTTGACAGTCCACCAGACCAGCAGCTAATGTTCGACAGGAATGAAGGTAGTGTTAAGTGAAATATAACTTCGCAATGTGTGTGCACATATGGTCTACCTCGGCCGTCAATCCTCTCACCTGATACTCATCTATTCGTTGATTCTTTCACTTatctcatgaatttttttcaccTGATTCTCGTCCATATGAAAGGTAGTGTTCAGCTACTTACTGAAAATCGTACTAGTTGGCAACTCTAAGAACTCTAGGAAGGAGTACACATGTTGGCTTAGCTTATAATGGGCGACATCTTTTACGTGGCCGTCACACTGGCGTGCCACCTCAAGGTGCCACCTATTGTATGAGCGACACCTTACTATCACCAATCCAACGAACGATAGAAAGTTATATCTGTATTATTTTCAAACGTTCGTCTAGTTTATATACACACATGTTGGCTTAACTCATAATGGGTGACATCTTCTACGCCACATCAGGCGGCCATCACGCTGGCGTGCCACCTCAAGGTGCTACCTATTAGATGAGTGACACCTTACTGTCGCCTTTCCAACGGACGATAGAAGGTTATATCTGCATTATTTTCAAACGGTTGTCTAGTTTATACACACACATGTTGGTTTGGCCCAAGATGGGCGACATCTTCTGTGCCACGTCAGGCGACCGTCACGCTGGCGTGGCACCTCAAGGTGCCACCTGTTGGATGAGCGGCACCTTACTGTCGCCCTTCCAACATACGATAGAAGgttatatacacacacatgtcTGGTTCAGCCCCCCCGCACGCTGGTGTGCGCCACCTGGTGCACCTCGCGTGTGTGCCCGTGCCTGCCATGTGTCCTCACCTCGTGCCCCATGCGCTCTCGCCTCATGCGCAACTACTGACCACTGAAGACATGACTAGCTATTGAGAActaataaaataactattaaaaaaactactaaTACTGCTGAATAAACTATTAATAATACTGACAATTACTGACACATCCTACTGAACAAATTTTAATATAGCTTGAAACTGCTGAATAattactgacactactgaacaaactactaCACTACTAACATCTACTGACACTACGGAACAACTACTGACAAAAACTACTAACATAACTGAATATTTAACTATCGAATGTTGAacattttttctataaattaaAACTACTGAACATCTACTGACATAATTACTGAATAAAACTATTAACAACTACTAAAAACATctaaatcatagtaaatttcaCTACTAAGCACTACTAAACTATTAGAACTACTAAGTATTATTGGACTATTAAATACTATTAAGTAATTACAATGTTGCTACTGAACTACTGGACGAGTGGTGCATGACGCAGGAGCGAGTAGACGTGCAGGGACGTGTGGGGCgtagggacacgtggcgcgcgGGGGCTAGTGTGACACATGGCGCGCGAGCGTGCACGTGGCGCGTGGGTCCGCTGTATTGGGTGGCTGCGCGTAGGGTTGGATCGGCTGTGTTGGCTAAGATGTAAAATATAGTTATTATTCTATATCGCGGATGTAAAATAGCGCACAGATATATATTCCCGGCGGGCGCCACTCTGAAAACTGTTCGGGCTGAGAGGCTTAGCCCATTATTGGTCCTAAATATGCCTAGCCTTGACGGCCCAACGCAATAAGGCCCAACcaaaggcggtggaggcctGACCCAAGCGCCAACGTCAGCAGCAAATCGCGGCCGCCTCGCCCTCGCTTACTTCTCCCCCCATCTCGCTGCCCGCCGCCACTTCCTCTATCTTGATCGCCGCACCTCCaccgcgaagaagaagaagaagaagcgacCCGATTCgaaagaggagaggaggcaAGCGAGGCTCTACCCCCGTTCGTGCCCGCCGAAGCAAGCCGGAccggagagcgagagagaggaggagacggGAGGGAGGATGCCGACGGTGACCTGCAACGCGTGCAACGCGGGGTTCGACgaagaggagcagcagcggctCCACTACCGCTCCGAATGGCACCGCTACAACCTCAAGCGCAAGGTATCGTCGTCCCGCGCTCCCGACCTTCTCTCACTATTCCGAttctagggtttagggttcATCGGTACATGCGGCGGATGGTGTCTTCTCTAGGCCACATGATGTACTGCGTGCTTCTTGGGCGAAAATTGAGCGTAGATGGCCTATGCAAAAACTTTTTTATCCGAATTCTGAGCTTGTTTACTTGACTTAGGAGGTGGAACGTTCGTAAAAAATCTAACCTAGCACCGGAATTTTGTGAAGCTTTGATTTTTCTGGACTTTTGTATTAGTGTATTTGAATAGTTAGTGAGTATACGATGGAGGGAGTAAATTCCTGGTGGTTTTAAGGGAACCGAGAATACTGCCATGGACTGGCAGCATCAAAATTTCCTCGATGTTTTTTAGACTTCAGAGCTATATGAAGTGGATGAAATTTGGTTACCGATTTGGATACGTCAATGGATCCAATGGTGCTGATTACTGACAGAGAACTGTTTAACTTTTGTTtgaggtttgattttgttgcttgTTGCTTCCTTCAGTTTTTTGGAACTTCCCGTCACGCTTTGTTTTGATGTTAAATGTTTCTCAGGTGGCTGGAGTTCCCGGTGTGACTGAGGTACTGTTTTTGGCTAGACAAGCTGCATTAGTGGAGGGGAGCAAGCCTACCAGCACTCCAATGCTTTACAGCTGTTCTCTTTGTGGAAAGGAGTACAGGAGCTTGAAAGCTCATGAGCAGCATCTTAACTCGCGATCACATCTTATGAGAGCTTCCCAGGAGCCCAATGCCTCCATTGCTGGAATTACAATACTCAAGCCACGTCCTGAGCGAGTTCCTCGTAAAGGGCCATCTGCGgtagaagaggaggaagatgaagatgaggaggaagagtggTTTGAAGTTGACCCAAGTGAAATGGAGTTGGCTGATGAGTCTACTTCAAACATGCAAGTAGATGGTCATTCCTCCAAATCAGATGATGACATGGATGAATTTGAACAGTTGGATCCCTCATTCTGTTTCATGTGTGACATCAAGCATGACACCATAGAAGACTGCATGGTCCATATGCACAAAAAGCATGGGTTTTTCATACCTGACAGTGAATACTTGAAGGATCCCAATGGTCTTCTTACTTTTGTTGGACTGAAGGTAGACATCTTTTTTGTCTGTGTAGCATCTAACAATATGTGTGCAGTTttaatcttcatcttctatTGGTTATTCTACCTGCAGGTGAAGCGTGATCTTATCTGCCTCTACTGCAATGACAGATGCCAACCTTTCCAAAGTCTAGAGGCTGTCAGGAAACACATGGATGCAAAGGGTCATTGCAAATTACGCTATGGAGATGGTGGAGATGATGAAGATGCCGACCTTGAGGATTTCTACGATTACAGCAGCAGGTTTTTATCCAGCTCAGCTTTACATTACTAAATTTCTTCTTACAAAAGGTCAATGTTTCGTCCTATTTTGATGAACATGACAGAAATTACTGTAAGGAAAGGATTTTAATTTGGGTTGTTCAGAGACTTGGTATTTCAATCAGGCGAAGACAATTTTGGGTACTATATTCATCTGAACGCAGATAAACT from Phragmites australis chromosome 8, lpPhrAust1.1, whole genome shotgun sequence includes:
- the LOC133927285 gene encoding cytoplasmic 60S subunit biogenesis factor REI1 homolog 1-like; translated protein: MPTVTCNACNAGFDEEEQQRLHYRSEWHRYNLKRKVAGVPGVTEVLFLARQAALVEGSKPTSTPMLYSCSLCGKEYRSLKAHEQHLNSRSHLMRASQEPNASIAGITILKPRPERVPRKGPSAVEEEEDEDEEEEWFEVDPSEMELADESTSNMQVDGHSSKSDDDMDEFEQLDPSFCFMCDIKHDTIEDCMVHMHKKHGFFIPDSEYLKDPNGLLTFVGLKVKRDLICLYCNDRCQPFQSLEAVRKHMDAKGHCKLRYGDGGDDEDADLEDFYDYSSSYVDVEGKQLIAADDTNNNIELGSGGAELVITNKSEKGTRVRTLGSREFIRYYRQKPRPSIATDRALALSLASSYKSMGLVTVQSKEQMVRLKVLRAMNRTGVETMRTKIGMKSNVIRNLPKNCPY